One stretch of Buteo buteo chromosome Z, bButBut1.hap1.1, whole genome shotgun sequence DNA includes these proteins:
- the LINGO2 gene encoding leucine-rich repeat and immunoglobulin-like domain-containing nogo receptor-interacting protein 2, with protein MCHTAVSCWQPFLGLAVLLVFMGPTIGCPARCECSAQNKSVSCHRRRLMSIPEGIPIETKILDLSKNRLKSVNPEEFTSYPLLEEIDLSDNIVANVEPGAFNNLFNLRSLRLKGNRLKLVPLGVFTGLSNLTKLDISENKIVILLDYMFQDLHNLKSLEVGDNDLVYISHRAFSGLLSLEQLTLERCNLTAVPTEALSHLHNLISLHLKQLNINALPAYAFKRLFRLKDLEIEAWPLLDMLPANSLYGLNLTSLSITNTNLSAVPYSAFKHLVYLTHLNLSYNPISIIEAGMLSDLVRLQELHMVGAQLHTIESHAFQGLRFLRVLNVSQNLLETLEENVFHSPKSLEVLCINNNPLACDCRLLWILQRQPTLQFGGQPPMCAGPDSVKERSFKDFHSTALSFYFTCKKPKIQDKKLQYLVVEEGQTVQLMCNADGDPQPTISWVTPRRRLITAKSNGRATVLGDGTLEIRFAQDQDTGIYVCIASNAAGNDTYSASLTVKGFTSDRFLYANRTPMYMTDSNDTSSNGTNVNTFSLDLKTILVSTAMGCFTFLGVVLFCFLLLFVWSRGKGKHKTSIDLEYVPRKNNGAVVEGEVAGPRRFNMKMI; from the coding sequence ATGTGTCACACAGCTGTATCATGCTGGCAGCCATTCCTGGGTCTGGCTGTGCTGCTAGTCTTCATGGGCCCCACCATAGGCTGCCCAGCCCGCTGTGAATGCTCAGCACAGAACAAGTCCGTCAGCTGTCACCGAAGGCGTCTGATGTCCATCCCAGAGGGCATTCCCATTGAGACCAAAATCTTGGACCTCAGCAAAAACCGACTGAAAAGCGTCAACCCTGAGGAATTCACGTCATACCCTTTGCTGGAGGAGATCGACCTCAGTGACAATATAGTTGCCAATGTGGAGCCTGGAGCCTTCAACAATCTCTTCAACTTGCGCTCCCTGAGACTGAAAGGAAACCGTCTGAAGCTGGTCCCCCTTGGGGTGTTCACTGGGTTGTCAAACTTAACAAAGCTCGATATAAGTGAAAACAAGATTGTCATTTTGCTGGACTATATGTTCCAAGACCTGCATAACCTAAAATCCCTGGAGGTTGGGGACAATGATTTGGTTTATATATCACACAGGGCCTTTAGTGGACTGCTTAGCCTGGAGCAGCTCACCCTGGAGAGATGCAACCTCACAGCTGTACCAACAGAAGCTCTTTCTCACCTCCACAACCTCATCAGTCTGCATCTGAAACAGCTCAATATTAATGCTTTGCCTGCCTATGCCTTTAAAAGACTGTTTCGCCTGAAAGACCTAGAGATAGAGGCCTGGCCCCTCCTGGACATGCTACCTGCCAACAGCCTATATGGTCTCAACCTGACTTCTCTGTCCATCACCAACACCAACCTGTCTGCAGTACCTTACTCTGCTTTTAAACATCTGGTTTACCTGACACATCTAAACCTCTCTTACAACCCTATCAGCATCATTGAAGCAGGCATGCTTTCAGATTTAGTGCGCCTGCAGGAACTCCACATGGTGGGGGCCCAGCTACATACCATTGAATCACATGCTTTCCAAGGGCTCCGATTCTTACGTGTGCTTAATGTGTCTCAAAACCTGCTAGAAACCCTAGAAGAGAATGTATTCCATTCCCCCAAAAGCCTTGAGGTCCTCTGCATTAACAACAATCCTCTGGCCTGTGACTGCCGTCTCCTTTGGATTTTACAGAGGCAACCTACTTTGCAGTTTGGAGGCCAGCCACCAATGTGTGCTGGCCCAGACAGTGTCAAAGAGAGGTCATTCAAAGACTTTCATAGTACAGCTCTTTCCTTTTACTTCACCTGTAAGAAGCCCAAGATACAAGACAAGAAGTTGCAGTACCTGGTAGTGGAGGAAGGGCAGACAGTGCAGTTGATGTGCAATGCTGATGGGGATCCGCAGCCTACCATATCCTGGGTTACCCCACGTCGGAGGCTGATCACAGCTAAATCAAATGGAAGAGCCACTGTACTGGGCGATGGCACCCTGGAGATCCGATTTGCTCAAGACCAGGACACTGGGATCTATGTTTGTATTGCAAGTAACGCAGCTGGGAATGACACTTATTCGGCCTCTCTTACGGTAAAGGGGTTTACTTCAGACCGTTTCCTTTACGCCAACAGGACCCCTATGTATATGACAGACTCCAACGACACAAGTTCCAATGGAACTAACGTGAACACCTTCTCTCTGGACCTTAAGACAATATTGGTGTCCACAGCTATGGGCTGTTTCACATTCCTTggagtggttttattttgtttcctccttctttttGTGTGGAGCCGAGGGAAAGgcaaacacaaaaccagcattGACCTTGAATATGTCCCTCGCAAAAACAATGGTGCTGTGGTTGAAGGGGAGGTTGCTGGACCACGAAGGTTCAATATGAAAATGATTTGA